gagcaacctgggctctcataagacctgagcagtgccacagactgatcgactccatgctacgctgcattgctgcagtaattcaggcaaaaggagccccaactaagtattgagtgctgtacatgctcatacttttcatgttcatactttttagttggctaagatttctaaaaataacttctttgtgttggtcttaagtaatattctaattttctgaggatttgggatttcccttagttgtcagttataatcatcaaaattaaaagaaataaacatttgaaataaatcagtcagtgtgtaatgaatgaatataatatacaggttTCACAttctgaatggaattagtgaaataaatcaacttcttgatgatattctaattatatgacctgtATCTATATTAATAAGAAGCAGTGGATGTTATTTCCAGAGGCTCATCCTGTATAGATCTTTATTCTCAATGGTTATCTTTGTCTTTTTGGATGCTCATGTGAAAGTTAGACACTTTATTCTGAATCCATTTGAACACTTTTTATACCTGAGATTTAAATAGTTTAGATTTAATAAGTCATTTATTAAgccatttattatataaaaatttttaactgggataatgttttaatgtttgacCTTTTGACTTTGTTGTTATTATCACATTAATGTTCATAAACTGCAAGAAACTTTAAATATAACAAACTGAAGTACATTTGAACACAACAGTGATACTTAGACAGTCACGGTCAGGTGCAGATCATCATTAATTCAGGAGTTTCTTTAGCcaggtgattttattttttattttttgtattttcaggaAGGAACATAGGCCTACTGGCCATTATGAGCACTAGCACACCCCCTGTGGGTCGGTTGAGTAATACTGATCACTGAAACAAGGGAGATTTATATCCACCTTGTTTTTAACATAAGAGCAGTGTTGAGTATGTTGTAtgttgagtgaatgaatgaggCTTCCAGTTATTATAACTGCACAGAAACTGTCCACTGTGATGCACAGAGACGTACTCGGGTGAGCCCAACTTCTGTAGAGCATTTTTAACCCGCTGTGACATGCACTTTTCCCTACAGCCCAGAACCTTCGCAAATGAAAGGGCCAAGGTGGCCTTTGTGCTAACATTGCTTTCTGGGAGGGCGGCATTATGGGGGACaacggtgtgggagaaccaggatccatgctgcgcctcgttTCAGGCACTCTCCGCCGAGATGAAACGGGTCTTCGATCGggccgtcgccgggagggaggcggcCAGGAGGCTGGCGGAGCTACGGCAGCATGAAAGATCCGTCTTGGACTATTCCATCGAGTTTCGAACCCTGGCGGTGGAGtggcaattcaattcaattcaagtttatttgtatagcgctttttacaaaacaaatcgttacaaagcaactttacagatgtAAGGGGCACTTTTTATAATGTAGAGTGAAGTGCTGCCTTTCTAAGGAACTTTTCACAAGAGGAGTAGACAAATGAAAGTACCAGGATAGTTTACTCAGAACATATAGCCGGCATTTATTGAACATCAAATATCAACCAGTATAGccttgtttatcttttttttgttgtgaaaTCAGTATTCCTCTTAGTCTTAAATTTTTTCacacaaattgaaaaaaatataaaataaaatccccTCAGAGCTCTGATGAAAtaacctcaaaataataaaccaaaaagTCCATCTACCCGGgtagtatgctttttttttttttagtgtggtGGAATCTCGCGCTTATCTGTACGAAGCAATGGAGAATGGGTAAGTAGAAGCAGTTCGTGTTGCAGGCCAAACGATGCTCACGCCCTCTGCTCTTCTGCCTCACGTGTCCGATGGTGAATTTGTCCAATGGAACACTCTCTCTCTAATCCTGCATCCCAAAAAAAACCAACCTGCATAGCAGGGCAACATTCAATTACTCTCTCGATAAATTTGACCAGATCTGGAAATATAACTCATATTCATGAGTTCATTCTACTATAGTAGCTTAAATTCTTATTTTCAATCTATACATTCAAGGCATACATGAAACTCGAGCACTAGCATACCACGTAATAACGTGGCTTTAACACaacatgaaataacatttcaaatcATTAAACTCATGTTCAACTCCGATTGGTTTTTAGCTTATGCAGTACATATCTCATCAATACATTTTCACACAATGCATTTTACAACTGAGTTAcagcaaaatggaaaaataaagataacttttaCGTGCTCAACTCATTAATCACATCTATCACACTGTGTCTGCTAGTAGCACAAATGACAAACACGTGTGAAACACTCACCGGAGAAAAATCACACAAGTAGGTAAACTCCTTGACGTAATTTCGACCCTTTGCTCTATTATTCCTGCCTTAGAAGTAGGTTTGGTGAGAAAAACCCGTTTGAATAGctcttaaatgtaatattttacttttttttctcatgtggAAAGTCTAAATGGGGCTTCAGCTCACTATCGTTCTGCTGTTCGCGATTCTTCTGTCTTCTTCTCTTAGGAATCAGTGTAGCAGTTTTTCCTCTGTGCAGCGCCACTGCTGCCACCTATTGGACAATTACTGCGTGTAGGGATAACATGACTAAAAGCAATCAATAAATCAGACATTAAACTAGAATAACGTAATCCTGTTAATAGGCTATTTTCGAGTGGGTTACATCCCCCCCTCCTTAATCTACATGCATCCTTGCATGTTGCATGCTACACTATTTCAGATGCTAAGGGTGTTAAATGACATATGTAAGGTACAGTGTCAAGGGAAAGGGTTTTGGGAGAAAGCTTGGTCTAACCCAGTTAAAATGGAGTGCATAACTGTGACTAATGGGTTCCCTAAAGTTGGGTAGGTCAGCTTTTTAGGAGCTGTTCTATCCCTAGAGGATCTTCTCAATGCCACCTCTTCTTCAGAAGCAACCTCGTTGTGTTCTTTTACATTTCCACTTTCCTCTGTAAACACCAATCCAATTCCTAGTCCATCTCTAGGACTACAATGCTCACTCCGGTCCAACTCAGGAACAGTAGGAGGATTTCCTTCGGCTTGTACGATCTCAGGTGTAGGTGAGTACTGAACATGACTAGCCTCACTATTTGTATCACCTCTAACATCCTCGGGTTCAAATCCTGGGGCTGCAGGGTTCAGTGTGGAGACATCAAAACTCACATTAGCTTCCTGACTTCCAGAGACAGGCTCATTTTCCATCTGGGTATCATCTTCAGTGAATTCTACAGCATGAGACCTTTGCTTTAGTCTGGTTTCTTCTTTTAGAATCACTCGATCCTGTCCAGCAATAGTTGAAGTCGAAGGTTGGTCGTAAAAGGAGTAATACTCggcctcatcctcctcttcagaCAGTTCCCCATCTTCTTCAGCTCCATCATCAACAGGAAAGGGTGAGTGATCATGTTTTTGTTTGGACTTAGGCTCTCTGGGACATACTTCCTTGACAGTGGATGGAAGAAATCCACATGGCAAAAGCAGGTCTCTATGTAAAACTCTTTCAGGTCCACTTGTGTGTTCTGGGACGACGACATAGACAGGGGAGTCTTGGATCTGTCTAACAACAGtgtataatgtttcactccatcGATCAGCGATCTTATGTTTCCCTCTGATGCCGACATTACGCACAAGGACTCTGTCTCCCGCTACCAATGTGGACTCTCTAACTTTGCTGTCAAATCTCTGCTTGTTCTGTAAAGCATTCTTCATACTGTGTTCAGTGGCCAGTCGATAGCTTTCAGTTAGACTCTCCGTCAACTTCTTGACGTATTCAGAGTGGGATAGTTTACTGCTTCCCTCAGGGCTCAGCCCAAAAGCGATGTCGACTGGGAGTCTTGGCTGGCGACCAAACATCAGCTGATACGGGGAATAGCCAGTAGTATCATTTTTAGTGCAATTATACGCATGGACAAGGGGCTGCACAAATTCCCTCCATCTCACTTTGTCTCCCTCTTCTAATGTACCCAGCATCTCAAGAAGTGTCCTGTTAAACCTCTCCACGGGATTTCCACGTGGGTGGTAAGGTGTTGTCCTCGTCTTCTTAATACCAAGTAGCATACACAGGTCCTTGATCAGGGCTGATTCAAAGTCGCGGCCTTGGTCGCTGTGCAACCGCTCGGGGAATCCGTAATGAATGAAAAAATTGTTCCATAGAGCTTTCGCCACTGTTTTTGACTTTTGATCTGCTGTTGGAACCGCTACTGCGTATTTAGTGAAATGGTCTGTAATGACCAGGATGTCTTTGGTTCCTTTTCCATCAGGCTCCAGTGAAAGATAGTCCATACAGACCAACTCTAATGGGCGGCTTGTCTTTATATTCACCAAGGGAGCGCATCTCTCAGCCCGTGCTTTTCTCCGTATACATCTCTCACAGGTCCGGATTTTCTCAGTCACATCCATGGCCATACGAGGCCAATAGAATCGGGCACGAACTAAGTCCAAAGTTCTGTCAGTACCCAAGTGTCCGACAGCATCATGGAGGTTCTCTAGAGCTGTCTTTCTGTATTTCGTTGGAAGGACAAGCTGATGGAAGAGCTCACCTTGACTTATGCGTTTTCGGTATAAGACTTCATCAGAGAAGACCAGTTGCTCCATTATTCTCAACATCAACTGGACCTCTCGGTCCTCCTGACGCCTCAACCTGTATGAAAGTCGCTTTCTCGCTTTAACAAGCTCTATTACTCTACTGATGACTGGATCTTGCCTTTGCTCATGTGCCCAATCTTGAAGTGACATTTGCGGCAACGTACATGACCCAAGTACATCAGCTTGGCAGAATCCTACAGGAATGGCAGAGGCTTCAATTGCTAAACATTCAATTGGTACCGGCGTTTGGAAGTCCGGCTCTGTACTTGCTGCTGAGATGTGCTGGTGCCTCTGACACACTGCCTTCACAGCATCAGATGGAAAATCGGCCCCTCTGTCTTCCTGTAGGAACTGGGCAAGAAAACGCTGAATTCGATCATCCTCATCCTGAGAAGTGAAGTCAGGTTGGTATTCGTCATGAGGATGTGGACGCCTTGAGAGACCGTCTGCGTCTTGGTTCTTCCTCCCAGCTCTATACTGAATGTTAAAGTCAAAGCTGGAAAGGGCAGCCAGCCAGCGGTGGCCTGCAGCATCAAGCTTGGCAGACGTTAGTACATATGTTAGTGGGTTGTTGTCTGTCACAACAGTGAATTTCGCTCCGTAGAGATAATCAAAAAATTTCTCTGTGACAGCCCATTTTAAAGAGAGATATTCAAGTTTGTGTGCAGGGTATCTTCGTTCACAACGGTTGAGTCCCCTGCTTGCATAGGCTATCACTCTGAATTTGCCCTCCTGCTCTTGATATAAGGCCGCACCAAGACCATGAGTGCTTGCGTCTGTATGTACTACGTAAGGCTTCTTAGGGTCAGCAAACCCGAGAATCGGAGCTGTTGTGAGCTTTTGAATGAGAGTCTTGAATGCATCTTCACAGGCTGATGTCCATTTCTCATTAAACGGTCTTCTGAAATCTACACTTGAGGGACTTGTTGAGCTGCTATGTGAGGAGGCTGACTTCCTTTTTTGTGGCAGGTAACCAGCTGTTAAGTCATTCAAAGGTCTGGCGATTTTGGAATAGTCCTTTATGAACCTCCTATAATAGCCGGCAAATCCAAGGAAAGACTTAAGCTCTTTGATGTTATTAGGCCTAGGCCACGTCGTCAGAGCAGCTATCTTGGCTGGGTCAGTCTCTACCCCAGTAGCAGACACAACATGACCAAGGTATTTAACAGATGTTCTGAAAAATTGACATTTCTCAGGTGAAAGCTTTAAGCCAAATTCCTTCAACCTCTGGAGAACTCGGAGTAATCGATCTTCATGTTCCTCAAGTGTAGCCGAGAAAACGATAACGTCATCAAGAAAGACTAAGACTTCTCTCAAGTTCATTCCACCCATACACCTTTCCATTACTCTCTGAAAAGTACTGGGGGCATTTGTAACTCCCTGTGGCATCCTGTTGAACTCCCAGAACCCCATAGGTGTcacaaaagctgttttgcacTTGTCCCCCTCCTCCATTTCTACTTGATAGTAGCCAGACTTGAGATCCATAATAGAGAACCACTTGGACCCATTCAAGGCTGAGAAGGCTTCTTCTATGTTGGGTAAAGCATATGCGTCCTTGATGGTTTGTCTATTCAGTTTTCGGTAATCGACGCATAGCCTAATATCACCGTTCTTTTTCTTCACCACAACAATTGGCGAAGCGAAGGGGCTTTCTGACTCACGTATGATGTTTGCATCCTGAAGCTCTCTTAAATGACGTCTGACAGCCTCATAATCAGATGGGTGAATTGGTCTGGGCCTCTGTTTAAATGGAGATGGATCTGACAAGCGTATCCTGTGTTTGATTTCAGTGGTATGACCGAAATCAAGGTCATTGAGTGCAAAAACATCTGACATTGAATTCAATTTTCTGGTGATTCTCTCCTTCCACTCCTCAGACAAGGGAGAGTCTGCAAAGTCAAAGGTGAGTTCACCTGAATTAGACACATGCATGGAGTTGCACGTTGTGAAGAATGGAGTCAGGTGGGATGGTTCACTCAATGTGACTTTGTCATCATGACCTGGCAAGGATGACACAGATTTAGGAAAAGATAACTCAGCAATGCTATGACCTGCTGATATTTTGATGTCATGTGCGGTCTCATTTTTCACCAAAACAGGCATCTTGAAGGACGGAAAAGGCGGGCTCATCATGACGTAGCTACAGAACAAGAGACCAGCAGGTAAGTTGGATTGGGGGGGCTCTACTATAAGGGGAGCATTGGTAGCTACTGGGACATGCTTGGCGCATCCAGTTAAAGCCACTCTTTCACCTGCAGGAATGATGACACTCTTTTTGCTCTGTAGCTTCACAGTCCCAATTCTAccattttgttgatttattttgaaTCTTTGATATAAATGTTTCACAAGTGGGAACATTGACCACCGTTGGTTCTATGTTTTACGCAGTCATCTTGAGTAGGTGCACACTTTTCATACAGTGGGTCCAGTGTGTTGGTGCCTATCAACAAGGGAACATCCATGTTTGTTCTGTGGTCAGGCACGACAAGTGCTAAGGTAAGAATCTTTACAGGTTTCCCATGATGTGCTCTGGAAAGTTGATGTTGACTTGGATGTAACCTAGATAGGGTACTTCCTGACCACCAGCACCTTCTATGTCTAATAGGTCTTGGATGGGGAAAATGGGCTGCTGTGAAAGGTAACGGTCATGGAAAGATTTTGAAATTGTGCTAACCTGGGAACCTGAATCTAGAAGGCTATCACACTGAACTCCTTCAACTACAACAGTTGATGTACATTTTGGCCCTATCAACCCTCTTGGGAGAGCGCCATCCAATGACTCAGTTGAGGAATGTGTTTCACAGACAACTGTTTTCGTGCTTCTGTTTTGTGTGggacatttcatttcatttccggGTGCAGTTAGTCCCTCCACTGCGACCCGGTCCAGTTTAAATGGTCATATTTAGTTTCCCATTCATTTTGTCTTGCTTTGAGTTCTTTATATTTCTGATCAACCAACAGTTTATTTGGGGGATTTTCACACTGTCTTGCTAAATGGCCATCATTGCCACATTTGAAACAGAACCAAGCCTTTGGCCTGGGTTTTGGCGCTGTTTGATGGGCTTGAATTTCAGCTACCCTAACTGAGGGGGTTTCCTGAGCTGAATTCTGGGTTTTGCTAGCATGCTTTTGCCTCCTTAGATCTTTCTTTTTGGTAAGTTGCATTTTTAGTTCAGAGACTTGTTTCCGTAAAGCTTCAGTTTCTGTGATGTATGTCTGGAGGACATTTGCACTTGCATCATCAGAGAAAGGCGGTTCATGCACAAGTTGCATATTCATAGAGGATTTGGGCTTTGTGCTCCCTAAATGGCGCTGCATGCGATCTTGCTTTGTAGTTCTCCTGTCTTCCTCTGTTCTAACTTGTAGCAGGAAATCAGAGAAATCAGGCGGGTTTTCTGTTTTAAGCCCTAACTGCAGTGCCAGAATAAGGGACTGGTCCCAACATCCACGCCGAAACTGTCGCAACAGCTGTTTATTGGCGTCTGCTTTCACAATCCCACCCCTCTTCATAGCTGTAGTGATCAGCACCTGTAACCGCTGCAGGTATTCTGAGGCTTTCTCTCCTGTGTTTTGATGAGTGTTATGTTAACCCATATGCTGAGTCGAGGAGCTTCACATAATCACGAGGAGCTGCATCTGGGCCTAGCTGCCTAATTAATTCAGAGGCTGGTGGAAGCAGGCTTTCTAGGATTTTACGTCGCTGCACGTCAACAGGGGTTTTATCCTGACTCATAAGTTCCACATGGAGAGACCATGTCTGAAAATCAGCTTCGTTTGTAGGTCTAGGAAGTTTGCCTGAAAAAGGACGAAGTCGCTTAGATCCCTGGCTTGAGGCATTTGAgttgtcatttttaataacatGCTCCACAATGATCCTCTGAACATCAGGTGGATTGATTATGTCATTGTCTGAGGCTCTTTGGTTGATTTGAGCTGACTGTGTtgtctgtttctttgttttagtGGCGAATGTAGGGGAAGCATGTTGGGTTGGGTAAAATTTAGTGTGTGCTTTACGGACTAAAGGGGTCCCACTGTCATCAGAATCTGCCTCACTATCAGAGTTTGAACTGTTACTTGAGTCCAGGAGCTCTGCTCGCACTGTGGGTAGGGATTTCTCAGGAGTAGGAGCTGCTTTATAAGCCCTATCTATACGCCACATAATGTTAGGATCTCTAACACTGGGTAGATATTGTGGGAGTTTAGGAGTTAAATCTATGACTGATTGCTCAGACTCAAACTCAACTAGAGCTTTAACTCCATTCTCTTGTCCTGTCTGCCTTACCCTAAGAACTTTGTTCACAGGCCCAAAAGCTAAACAGGACTCAGTTATCTGTTCATCAGTATCAGTTGTGGTAATACCCTCAACGTACACAGCCCTTTTCAGATTCACACCATACTCTTGTTCAGTATCCATGACTGCATTGAATTTGACAATTTTACAAaagataactgaaaaaaaatgttaacattagAAATATGTTACAGTGGGTCAACAATCAGGCTCAACCggcaatgtaaacaaatactaatttaatctaatttctCCTCCTGGCTGCTGGCTCGCCAAATTATGTAAGGGGCACTTTTTATAATGTAGAGTGAAGTGCTGCCTTTCTAAGGAACTTTTCACAAGAGGAGTAGACAAATGAAAGTACCAGGATAGTTTACTCAGAACATATAGCCGGCATTTATTGAACATCAAATATCAACCAGTATAAccttgtttatcttttttttgttgtgaaaTCAGTATTCCTCTTAGTCTTAAATTTTTTCacacaaattgaaaaaaatataaaataaaatccccTCAGAGCTCTGATGAAAtaacctcaaaataataaaccaaaaagTCCATCTACCCGGgtagtatgctttttttttttttagtgtggtGGAATCTCGCGCTTATCTGTACGAAGCAATGGAGAATGGGTAAGTAGAAGCAGTTCGTGTTGCAGGCCAAACGATGCTCACGCCCTCTGCTCTTCTGCCTCACGTGTCCGATGGTGAATTTGTCCAATGGAACACTCTCTCTCTAATCCTGCATCCCAAAAAAACCAACCTGCATAGCAGGGCAACATTCAATTACTCTCTCGATAAATTTGACCAGATCTGGAAATATAACTCATATTCATGAGTTCATTCTACTATAGTAGCTTAAATTCTTATTTTCAATCTATACATTCAAGGCATACATGAAACTCGAGCACTAGCATACCACGTAATAACGTGGCTTTAACACaacatgaaataacatttcaaatcATTAAACTCATGTTCAACTCCGATTGGTTTTTAGCTTATGCAGTACATATCTCATCAATACATTTTCACACAATGCATTTTACAACTGAGTTAcagcaaaatggaaaaataaagataacttttaCGTGCTCAACTCATTAATCACATCTATCACACTGTGTCTGCTAGTAGCACAAATGACAAACACGTGTGAAACACTCACCGGAGAAAAATCACACAAGTAGGTAAACTCCTTGACGTAATTTCGACCCTTTGCTCTATTATTCCTGCCTTAGAAGTAGGTTTGGTGAGAAAAACCCGTTTGACTAGctcttaaatgtaatattttacttttttttctcaatgtgGAAAGTCTAAATGGGGCTTCAGCTCACTATCGTTCTGCTGTTCGCGATTCTTCTGTCTTCTTCTCTTAGGAATCAGTGTAGCAGTTTTTCCTCTGTGCAGCGCCACTGCTGCCACCTATTGGACAATTACTGCGTGTAGGGATAACATGACTAAAAGCAATCAATAAATCAGACATTAAACTAGAATAACGTAATCCTGTTAATAGGCTATTTTCGAGTGGGTtacacagaaaattatgtttctacaatatttagtagtagctagtagtttgtgcacatttgacaggattttagaaaaaataaaaataataataataatacaagacgtagtcagctagacgatgaactatcaatattattaattaagttattatatgattcagtcacacatttagcaataattgttagttctgtttgttgattcagggttagcatcatctgaggtcctcttagggtcagcatcatctcttctcaggtgttctggatccagactggagcttgtggaAATCctatcccgtggcgaaacatagaaacaaaatacagacatcattagcatagctgctgatccatcaaagtaaaattagtttaacccaagctaatgaataaaaatgcacctttaatcagatgcaactacactcacaattaaaaagatacattattcgaatgcttggcgaaagagatgtgtttttaatctagatttaaacagagagagtgtgtctgaaccccgaacattatcaggaaggctattccagagtttgggagccaaatgtgagaaagctctacctcctttagtggactttgctatcctaggaacgaccaaaagtccagcgttttgtgaccttagggtgcgtgatgggttgtagcgtggtagaaggctagttaggtacgcaggagctaaaccatttagggccttataggtaagtaatgataatttgtaactgatacggaacttaataggtagccagtgcagagactgtaaaattggggtaatatgatcatattttcttgacctggtaaggactctagctgctgcattttggactacctgtagcttgtttattgacgaagcaggacaaccacctagaagtgcattacaatagtccagtctagaggtcatgaatgcatgaactagcttttctgcatcagaaacagataacatgtttcgtagcttggcaatgtttctaagatggaaaaatgcagtttttgtaacattggaaatatgattttcaaaagacaaattggtgtctaatataacacccagatttctgactgtagaggaagtaacagtacatccgtctagttgcagattgtaatctacaagattctgtgtagtgttttttggtccaataattagtatctctgtcttatctgaatttaataggagaaaattatatgtcatccaatcttttacatttttaacacactctgttagcttagataattgggaagtttcatctggtctcgttgagatatatagctgagtatcatcagcataacagtggaagctaattccgtatttcctaataatattaccaaggggcaacatgtatattgaaaatagaaggggacctaggacggatccttgtggcactccatattttactgatgataaatgagatgactccccatttaagtaaacaaaatggtagcgatcggacagataggatctaaacaatcttagagcctgcccttgaatacctgtatagttttgtaatcgatctatgagtatgtcatgatctatggtgttgaacgcagcactaagatcaagtaagactagaaatgagatgcagccttgatctgacgcaaggagcaggttatttgtaattttaacaagtgcagtttctgtgctatggtggggcctaaaacctgactgaaattcttcatacagatcatttttatgcaggaaggtgctcaa
This DNA window, taken from Carassius auratus strain Wakin chromosome 22, ASM336829v1, whole genome shotgun sequence, encodes the following:
- the LOC113040558 gene encoding uncharacterized protein LOC113040558; translation: MDTEQEYGVNLKRAVYVEGITTTDTDEQITESCLAFGPVNKVLRVRQTGQENGVKALVEFESEQSVIDLTPKLPQYLPSVRDPNIMWRIDRAYKAAPTPEKSLPTVRAELLDSSNSSNSDSEADSDDSGTPLVRKAHTKFYPTQHASPTFATKTKKQTTQSAQINQRASDNDIINPPDVQRIIVEHVIKNDNSNASSQGSKRLRPFSGKLPRPTNEADFQTWSLHVELMSQDKTPVDVQRRKILESLLPPASELIRQLGPDAAPRDYVKLLDSAYGLT